From a single Pelmatolapia mariae isolate MD_Pm_ZW linkage group LG20, Pm_UMD_F_2, whole genome shotgun sequence genomic region:
- the LOC134618522 gene encoding plakophilin-1: MMAPEPLRSATTIGVAEDTSLALPSDNKLRSGQQRVLDQVHSIKRSKSKHGKSVRAPSPTSPPLQSFTKQTDFASFKYSPSKANGTFHRSKSTMSAGTMKETSRTLSTRNSGGRYMSTSGVWEEQINASTWPKSPNGIKPSKSDPALAPPFSPATGPSMRIKGQMAQGQSTFQTRTNRHSVSSVTNGNAITSSQSRIVRMPSTQSQNEGKMGTIKMENKSVMNIPDLTLKEAVEFLGSSEERYQQWGATFIQHTTYTDETAKSEVLELEGIPTLVTLLRSGNPQVCQVAAGALRNLVFKNQKNKLEVQRCGGIAKALQLLKETDSTETQKQITGLLWNLSSANELKEELTATALPALTQHVVVPYTSLSDTGPSSYIDPSVFNCATGCLRNLSSGKSGQRQAMRSCPSLIDSLMSYMKSCVAEENPDDSSLENCACILHNLSYKLEQESPVSFSNYNPSRDAQHEKSPTIGCFSPKSSKAQKTFSFDTIDASPPSGVKWLSHPNAIDTYLSLLESSENKATLEACCGALQNLTANKGNGSDALSQILVSKSRDLSQFGPLLKPSNPKLQNTALSLLGNMSRTSSLQGTMAKQILPQLGELLQGGPSQLGNSDESIAAACNTVLRLMSANSDTSKKVINNTIIRSLTDLSEDKKFKKGSSAASLLLYSIWQDKNLQSAVKKMGLTKSAFINDNITHVVSQLEG, encoded by the exons ATGATGGCTCCGGAGCCGCTGCGATCAGCGACAACCATCGGGGTCGCGGAGGATACTTCGCTCGCGCTACCCTCCGACAACAAGTTGCGGTCGGGACAGCAGCGCGTGCTGGACCAGGTTCACAGCATTAAGAGGAGCAAGTCCAAACACGGCAAGAGTGTCAGAGCTCCTTCTCCTACAA gtccACCTCTGCAGTCtttcacaaaacaaacagattttgCCTCATTCAAGTATTCTCCATCCAAAGCAAATGGCACCTTCCACCGCAGCAAATCCACTATGTCGGCTGGCACCATGAAAGAG ACGAGTCGTACTCTATCCACTAGAAATTCTGGAGGAAGATATATGAGTACCTCCGGTGTTTGGGAAGAGCAAATCAATGCTTCCACCTGGCCAAAGAGTCCCAATGGAATAAAACCCAGTAAGAGTGACCCTGCCTTGGCTCCACCTTTTTCTCCTGCCACTGGACCTAGCATG AGAATAAAAGGACAGATGGCACAGGGCCAAAGCACCTTTCAAACTCGAACAAACAGACACAGTGTTTCGTCAGTGACTAACGGTAATGCGATAACCAGCAGCCAGTCACGCATAGTCCGGATGCCCTCCACCCAGTCTCAAAATGAGGGCAAGATGGGTACCATCAAAATGGAGAATAAATCAGT GATGAACATTCCAGACCTGACCCTAAAGGAGGCTGTAGAGTTTTTGGGTAGCAGTGAGGAAAGGTACCAGCAGTGGGGAGCAACTTTCATCCAACACACCACCTACACCGACGAGACTGCCAAATCAGAG GTTTTAGAACTCGAGGGTATTCCTACTCTGGTGACCCTGCTGAGAAGCGGTAATCCTCAGGTGTGCCAGGTTGCTGCTGGAGCTCTGAGGAACCTGGTGTTCAAGAACCAAAAGAACAAACTGGAGGTTCAGCGCTGTGGTGGTATAGCTAAGGCCCTTCAGCTGCTAAAGGAAACAGATTCTACTGAGACCCAGAAACAAATTACCG GCCTGCTGTGGAACCTGTCCTCTGCCAACGAGCTGAAGGAAGAGCTTACAGCTACAGCACTGCCCGCCCTAACTCAACATGTGGTGGTGCCTTACACAAGCTTGTCAGACACCGGTCCGAGTAGCTACATTGACCCCTCTGTCTTCAACTGTGCCACAGGGTGCCTGCG GAACTTGAGCTCTGGCAAGAGTGGACAGAGGCAGGCAATGAGAAGCTGTCCTAGCCTCATCGACTCCCTCATGAGTTACATGAAGTCCTGTGTGGCAGAGGAAAACCCTGATGACTCG TCCTTGGAGAACTGTGCATGCATCCTCCATAACTTGTCCTACAAACTGGAGCAAGAGTCCCCTGTGAGTTTCAGCAACTACAACCCAAGTAGAGATGCCCAACATGAGAAAAGCCCCACAATTGGATGCTTCAGCCCTAAGAGCAGCAAGGCCCAAAAGACG TTCTCCTTTGATACTATAGATGCTAGCCCCCCATCAGGTGTTAAGTGGTTGTCCCATCCCAACGCTATAGACACCTACCTGTCCCTCCTGGAATCGTCCGAGAACAAAGCCACTCTAGAGGCCTGCTGTGGTGCTCTGCAGAACCTCACTGCCAACAAGGGAAAT GGGTCAGATGCTCTGAGCCAAATTTTGGTTAGTAAGTCCAGAGATCTGAGTCAATTTGGACCTCTGCTGAAGCCATCTAACCCGAAGCTTCAGAACACTGCCTTGTCCTTGTTGGGTAACATGTCTCGGACCAGCAGTTTGCAAGGCACCATGG cAAAGCAGATTTTGCCTCAGCTCGGAGAACTCCTGCAGGGTGGGCCCAGTCAGTTGGGAAATTCTGACGAGTCTATAGCAGCAGCTTGCAACACAGTGCTAAGACTGATGTCAGCAAACAGTGACACCAGCAAGAAGGTCATCAATAATACCATTATTCGGTCGCTAACTGACCTCAGTGAAGACaa gaaATTTAAAAAGGGAAGCAGTGCAGCCTCGCTGCTGCTGTACAGCATATGGCAAGACAAGAATTTGCAAAGCGCTGTGAAAAAG ATGGGGTTGACCAAATCAGCCTTCATCAACGACAACATAACCCATGTGGTCTCGCAGCTCGAAGGATAG